The genomic segment TTGGAACAACTGCAAACCGAAATCAAATGATACACAAAATATGCGGACTCAATCTTTTCACACAAAGCACCTATACTGTTATTATTCAAAAAAAAACAATAATCAAAGATGGTAAGCATATACATCCAAGCCTTTCCAGAATACACCAAACTCCCATATACTACGCTATTCAAAAAGGGAATATTCCAGCATTTCAAGCATTATGGGATCGCGATAACAGCATAATGTTGCCGTGGGAAAAAGGAAAAAAATTATATAAACGTTCCGATGGCACAACAAAAGAAGTTTCTGATATTGAAATGATCTCAATTGCAGAATTTATAGAAAAAAGAATATCATTTGAAAAAGATAAAACTAATGCTCAAACTTTAAATAAAATGCTCGCATACACAGCTCAATCAAGTTGCATTATACAATAAAAATGGCCTCCCAACAGGAGACCATTTTTAAAATCATTATTAATGAATCCTTCGATACAATTTTACTTCGTAAAATCACTCAGGATGAAAAGAGGAATGAGAAGACAAGAGAGAATATGCAACTATTATAAAGATACTTTTCTGAAATCACACAGTCTTTTTGTGAAAAAAGTAAAAAATAATTTTGCGTAAGGTGAATTAATTATCATTTTCATCCTGTATTTTCTGCTCTAACAAAGCAAACTGCCCTAATGAACTATTTAATTCTAAACTAAACTGCTCAATAGTATCGAACATCTGACAAATAGTAAGCACACGCTCTTCCTCTTTTTGTTGCATTACATAAAGCTGTTCTGCATCATATAATTTTTGTGCAACTGCATTGATTCGTGCAAATAAGAAATCCGCAATCCATACATTACCTTGTATATCAGTTAATTTCAAATTCAATGCTGTAACTTTATACCGTAAGTATGCAATTACCTGTTCAAGTTGCCCTACTATGTTATTATGCAAACCAACAAGCATATTAACATACCTATCTGCTTGAATTTTGCTAATAACATGCTTCCCTTGTTTAAGAAAATCTATATCAGTTTTAACTGTCTTTATTTCTTCATAAATTCGAGGCAACATCGTTTTGTCTTTCACAAACCATTGAATCGTTTGATCATAAAAAACTTTAGACTTTATAGTACTATATATAAAGCCAAACGCTGTATTACAAGCAAATCCGGTCGCAAATCCTAAAATGGTGCTTCCCCATCCTTCTTTTTTGTCTGTCACAAACTCAGCAAGGTTTTTATCTTTAAACAAGTCGGGAAATTTACTTATTACAATCTGCAGTACCGCCTTATTTTCTAATGTTTGTTCTTGTATTTTATTTAAGTGTACACCGGTTGTAAAAGTTATATCTTTGAATAATAAGCAACATGCAGCAAGCATTGTTACACCGACAGCGCCTTTGGCGACACATCTTACCCATGCATTTGTGTTAATCTCTTTGTTAATCTGCGCACAATTCATATCAATATGGCCTTTTTGTGCAAAGGCCACTTGAACAGTTGAGCCAATAGGTATATCATCAAATCCAACCATGGTAAGATTACATACCAAACTTCCAATTAATGCTAATTTCATTTTCATCATAAACAAATTCCTATTTTAAAACATCAAAAAAATGTGTTGGTGGCATAAACGCTTGTTGCCCAAAACTACTAAAATCTTGATACTCTGTTTGTAAAGCTGATCCCCCATCTATTATTCTACGTAATTGCTTGAACAATACGAGAATATTACTCGCTATTTTTTGTATGTGTATTTCGTCAAATTTCTGTATATCTATACAGTGTTGACACACCTTAATAACATGTCTCAATGAACGAACCAATGCATCAACCATAAAACAAATATGATCTGTTGTATTATCAATTGCATGCGTACTTAATATCCCTTTTTTATTTTTCTCAATCTGTTTCACACGATAGTATTGCTGATGTGCAAGCAAAAAACCAACAATATAATAAAGCAAGTCCTGTACATACTGACGCTGAAAATCCCAATGCTCTTGAAAAACAGCTTCTTCATTATTTGGCAATCGTTGCTCACACAAAGTAATCATGCTCTGCTCAAACATCTGCTCACACATAATCAACTGATCCACATCAAAGCCCTCAGGTATGTGTAGCTTCTTCTTTAACCAAGAACTACTCAATTTATACATTCGTGCTAATAATTCCGGCAATTTAAAACTCAACGACTGCACCCCCATCAAAGTTACTTTAACCACAGCAGCAATAGTTCCCACAAAAATAGTCGCCCGAAAAATATCCATGGGATCTTCCAATAGTTCTTTCAATTCATGCGAATGTGCCAAAAGATGTTTTATTAATTGTGCTGCACCAAAAATATCAGTAACTTGTAACGAAGTATAGGGAGGGCGGCGATATTCCGAACTTGCCAATTCATCGCCACGTGTATATGCCAAAGAACTCAAAAGCATACAACTTGCTGCAATTATCCACCTCACGAAACTCCTCCTGAATTTCAAGTTAGAATCTTCATTATACTGGCATAGAGCAAAAATCACAAATGCTCTACATAAAGAAATATTATTTAAATATACAATTTGAATTTTTTTAAATCTAAATACTTTTATGCGAATCAATTAAAATAGTCACCGGCCCTGAATTAATCAACGCAACATCCATATCTGCTTGAAAAATACCGGTTTCAACTTTCACATATTCAGACTGAAATTCTACAACGAATTGCTGATAAAAATTTTTAGCTTCATCCGGCTTCATTGCTTGAATAAATGAAGGCCTATTGCCTTTTTTAACATCACCATAGAGAGTAAACTGCGAAACCAATAATATTTCACCCTCAACATCAGTAATTGATCGATTCATATTGCCATCCAGATCTTCAAATATTCGTAGTTTTACTATTTTATTAATGAGATATGCCCTATCGGCAACTGTATCATTATGTGCTATACCAATAAAAACCAATAAACCTTTGTCTATACCTGCTACAGCTTCATTATTAACCGTAACCGACGCCTTTTTTACTCGTTGAATTATCGCTCGCATACTTTATCCTTTATTAAATGCTTTAACTATAAAAGAGCGCTTAGTATCTCTTTTTGATCAAAAATTGCAATCTTAAAAAAACAAAAATGAACAATTTCTTGCAAATATCGACCTAATGCTTAAACTTATATAATCTATTAAGGATCAAAAACTCTATGCAAAAACAACTGTTTTCAACCGCAACCATATTCACTCTCATAAGATTAATAACCTCACCACTCGTTTTGCCTTTATTATTGGTCTACTTTTTACCCTACAACAATCTTATTATCAATTCAGTATTGGCATTTCTATTTGTTGCATTAAGCTTTACCGATTTCTTGGATGGGTATTTTGCACGCAAATATAATGAAACAAGTCGTGTAGGCGCAGCTCTTGATCATATTGCTGATAAATTTTTAACCACTTCTACCCTCATTGCATTACTTACAGTACATAAAATATATTTCTTTTGGGTTATTATTTTTATCGGGCGAGATCTATTTATCATGGGATTACGTTTGATTGCATTAGAACATGGTTTTTCAGTCCCCGTTGGTTATATTGGCAAACTAAAAACCGCATCTATAATGGCATTAATTACCTGGATAATCCTAAACCCCTATCAAAAAACTACAAACTCAACTGAGCATATATGGCAACAAATTGAGCTTATTTTGCTTACAATAAGCATAGCGCTTACGCTTTTATCCGCATATGGCTATGTACGTATTTTTATACAAAAATTCATACAACAAGAGTTAATTGAAAAAAAACATTAACAAAACACCTTTAAATTGCTCAACTGTTTACTCGCCTCTTTTTTTGCTTGTATAATAAATAAAAAAAGGAAACGATTATGAAATGCTATACTCATCAACTCGCCTTTGCCGCAGCAGCTACAACAGCAACTTTTTATGCAATTGGTGCTTTATTAGTTAAAATTTTTCCTATTCAAATGATTCAATTATGGGCGCCACTTTGTTATTTACGCACAGCAGATCTATTTTTACCCTTTATAGGCGTACCGCTGGCCGGTTTTGTAAGTGGCATTATTCAAAGTTTTTTATACACCTACCTTTACGCATGGCTATTAGGATCAGTATACAACAAACTTATGCCTAACGACTCATGACACATTTTATAAAAAAAGTATCGGGACAAAAAGAAGCTTTTAATGAGCAAAAAATCATTCGCTCATTACAACAAATAGGTGCCGATGATAACACAATCTATTTAGTCATGGATAAGATCAAGCAACAATATCCTAACATTAAAAACACACAACAAATTTTTGCCATTGCTCTTGGTAAACTCAAAGAGATACATATTGGCATGGCATCTCGTTATAATCTGAAAAAAGCATTATTGGGTCTTGGACCTGCCGGTTATTCATTTGAACAGTTTATCGGTACTATTTTTCAGGCTCAAGGATATAAAGTAACAACTAACATTACGGCACAAGGCTTTTGTGTAACGCATGAACTTGACGTAGTTGCAAGCAAAGGTGAAAATCACTTTATGATTGAATGCAAATTTCACAATAAACAACGCTATAAATCTAGCATCAAAATCCCATTATATGTCAAAGCACGCTTTGAAGATATAAAAAAAGCATTAGATAAAGGCTTCTATGACGATACCCATACAATACATAAAGCCTGGGTTGCTACCAACACCAATTTTTCTGCTGATGCAATAAGTTATGCTCAATGTGTCGGCATGCATTTATTAAGCTGGAATTTCCCAATACATAAAAGCATAAAAGATCTCATCGCTCAATATAAACTTTATCCCATCACAACACTGGTAAATTTAACAAACAAACAAAAAAAACTGTTTTTAAAGCACGGACTCGTGTTATGTCGTGATGTCGAACAAAACAAAAATTTATTAAAATCATTAGGTTATTCATCTGATGAAATTAATAAACTCATCAAAGAAGCTCAACAAACCTGCACGCTTGACGCGGCTTAATGCGTCATCCATATACTCACACCAACCAATGCTAAAGCGAATGAAACAAAGAGGCGGAAATAATGTTGCGGAATATAAAGCAGTACCTGCCTACCGATCAAAAATCCAAAAATTAATGACGGTAATCCAACAATCAACAATTGGCCTATTTGAGTCAAATTAACATCAAATGAATATAGATACACCGATAAACGTGTAACATCAACTGCCAAAGCAATCAATCCACCCGTTGCAATGAACATCTCTTTTGGTAAATTATATAAACTTAAAAAAAATGATCGAATTGCTCCACCCATACCGATTAAACCGGCAAAAATACCTGACAATGATCCGCCCAAAAATGCAATTGATGGATTATAAGGCAAATGCATCTGAGGTCTGTATAAAACAAAAACAGGATAAACTATCAAAAATAGCCCCATACCTTTTTTAAGCATTGGTATAGGCAGATGGCCAATAAAATGCGCAGCAATAAAGCTAAACAAAATACCACCACTCATAAATAAAAAACTGATACGATTAAATGCACCTTTGAAAGCAATAACTTTATACAAGCTCACTAACAGGTGCAAAATACCAACGCATAACAAAGCAACTTGAAATGGCATATACAATGACAAAATAGCCAAACTTATAGTAGAAAAACCAAAACCGGCAACAACTGAAGCTACACTTGCGCAAAAAATAATACCTGCATAAACAACAAATAATAACATGTCCTATTTCTCCTTTTTTTATAGCTTGCAACAATGCAATAAACATTGCTACCTTTAGACAAAAATAACAGACGCATAAAGGTTATACCACATGCTTTCATTGAAGCGAAATTTCACACTACATTTTGATTGGATCAGCTTCTGCATTACCATTTCACTCGGATTAATTGGACTATTTTTTGTCATGAGTGCAACCTATATGCCCGAACAACCATATTCAATTTTTTTCAAAAAACAGTTATTGGGCCTACTTTCAGGTTTACTCATTTATGCATTGGCTGTTACATGCGATTATCGCACATTAATGCGTTATGGGTATTTTGCCTATTTTACCGTAATTGCATTATTACTATTTACCATCATAAAAGGCAGTATCGGCATGGGTGCGCAACGATGGATTAACCTTGGATTTGTAAAGTTACAACCATCGGAACTTTGCAAGCTCTTATTGCCCGCATTTATCAGCTACTATTTTTATACACATCACGATAAACACAAAACATTTCAAGATTTCGCACCTATTATCACCATGCTTTTTATTACCGTTATTTTGGTACTCAAGCAACCGGATTTGGGAACCGCTATTTTAATTTTATTATCAGGAATCATTCTATTATTGCATGCAGGATTTAAAAAAAAATGGATGATATCTTTTTTACTTTTAGCTCTTGTTTCCGCCCCACTTTCTTGGCGCATGTTAAAACCATATCAAAAAAAACGGGTTCTGGTCTTTTTAGGTGAAGGAGAAGCACACAAAGAGCGATATCAAATTGAACAATCAAAAATCGCTATCGGCTCAGGTGGTCTTTTCGGCAAAGGATATCGCAAAGGCACACAAAACATTTTTCAATTCTTGCCCGAAAGCCGCACCGATTTTATTTTTGCTGTAATCGCAGAAGAATGGGGCTTTTTTGGAGCAATAGGCATGCTATTACTTTACCTTGTGCTTTTTCTGCGTTTATTATCCCAGACCAGCTTAATTGATGATGCAAACATTCAATTGTTAGCTTTGGGCCTCATAATTCATATTATTTTATCGACGTATATTAATATTTTTATGGTTCTTGGATTGCTACCTATTGTAGGAATCCCATTGCCACTCATGAGCTATGGCCTGAGTAATTTATGGGTAGTGCTCGCAAGCTTGGGCTGGTTTAGTGGTATTATGATGCACCGTCCCTTACGATAAATTCAATAATAAATTGAATAGTTGAACTATTTTTTTCACTGAATAAACGTTTATCTTTGAGCAATGCAAATGTTGCACATTGAGCATATCTATCAATAATCTTTTGATCATCTTCTGTCGGCTGATAAGCTGTTTTTTCCTGCCAAGATATACGTGCTTTATCAAGTAATTGAATAAGCTCATAAGGACATTGCTTTAACCACTTTTTATAATTTTGCCACCGCACTGTTTTATCATATGATGCTGATACAATCTGTTTGCCATCCGGACTGAATGTTACTGATCTCACATCACTAGTATGACCTTCTAAAGTATGTAAACAGTCACCGGTGTCAGCATCCCATATGCGCATGGTTCTATCATCTGATGCTGATAGAATCTGTTTACCATCCGGGCTAAATACTGCTGAACTAACATACTCATCATGACCTTGTAATGTATACAGACATGCACCGGTATCAGTATCCCACATGCGTACTGTTCTATCATCTGATGCTGATACAATCTGTTTGCCATCCGGACTGAATGCTACTGAATTCACATCACTAGTATGACCTTCTAAAGTATGTAAACAGTCACCTGTTTGAGCATTCCATATGCGCATGGTTCTATCATCTGATGCTGATAGAATCTGTTTACCATCCGGACTAAATACTGCTGAACTAACATCATGACCTTCTAAAGTATGTAAACAGTCACCTGTTTGAGCATTCCATATGCGCATGNNNNNNNNNNNNNNNNNNNNNNNNNNNNNNNNNNNNNNNNNNNNNNNNNNNNNNNNNNNNNNNNNNNNNNNNNNNNNNNNNNNNNNNNNNNNNNNNNNNNGTTCTATCATCTGATGCTGATACAATCTGTTTACCATCCGGACTAAATACTGCTGAACTAACATACTCATCATGACCTTCTAAAGTATGCAAACAATCACCAGTGTCAATATCCCATATGCGCACGGTTTCATCCAATGATGCTGATACAATCTGTTTGCCATCAGGACTGAATGATGCTACTGAAAGAAACCGACCAATAGAACCTCGTAATATATGCAGACATGCACCGGTATCAGTATACCGTATGCGCACTGTTCTATCACGTGAGGCTGATGCCTCCTGTTTGCCATCCGGACTAACTGCTAACAAAACAGAATCATCATGACCTTTCAAAACAGTCTGCTGAAGACCACATAAGCCAAGCAAAGCTTTATTGATCCTACTGTGCATAATCGGCAATGATAATTGAAGCGGTAAATGATCAAAGTCAATATCTGTTTTTGCAATCAACTGTTTACAGACTTTTTGCACTGATGGAACACGCAGGTAATCAGCTTTTTGATAAAGTGCCAACAGATCTTTGCGTGCCTGTTTTTTTTGTTCATGATCAGAAATGTATTGCGCCAAATGCTTATGCATTTCATCTTTACTTTCCACATTGAGCAAATAAAGAAACCGTTTTGCTTGAGGCTGAGTAAGCCCGTTGAAAATGTGATGCTGAGCAATGCTTTGCACAAAATCAGTGAATACAGTTTTGTGATCTTCATAGCTAAAACTCTGACACATCTTTCTAAACGTTCCACATTTGTTTAAAACAACAGGGTCAAATGACAATGGTTTGTCATCTAATCTAATGGTAATTAACTCTGCAGTTGGATCAGCACATCTCATTCTTTTAGCTTCAGGCTCTTGAACATCCGGCCCATCTGCTGCAAAAGCTGATAATACAAACAAGCTACTCAATACTATTTTTTTCATGGTGATCCTCTTAATTAACTTTTCGAAAAACGTTTATCTTTGAGCAATGCTAATAATGCACGTTGATCATGATAGCTATTTTTTTTCACTAAATAAAGGTTTATCTTTGAGCAATGCACATACTGCATGTTGATCATATCTATCAAGAATTTTTTGATCATCTTCTATCGGCTGATAAACTGTTTTTTCCTGCCAAGATATACGTGCTTTATCAAGTAATTGAATAAGCTCATAAGGACATTGCTTTAACCACTTTTTATAATCCCGCCATATGCGCACAGTTTTATCAGATGATGCTGATGCAATCTGTTTACCATCAGGACTGAATGCTACTGATTTCACCCAACCGGTGTAACCTCTCAAAATATGCTTACAATCACCTGTTTGAGCATTCCATATACGCACAGTTTTATCCCATGAGGCTGATGCAATCTGTTTGCCATCAGGACTAAACCCTGCTGAACTAACTCTACGAGTATGACCCTGTAATATATGCAGACATGCACCGGTGTCAGTATCCCATATGCGCACGGTTTCATCATCTGATGCTGATGCAATCTGTTTGCCATCAGGACTAAATACTGCTGAATTAACCCAACGATCATGACCTTGTAATATATGCAGACATGCACCGGTGTCAGTATCCCATATACGCACTGTTTTATCCCATGAGGCTGATGCAATCTTTTTGCCATCAGGACTAAATGCTGCTGAATTCACAAAACTGGTATGACCTCGTAACGTACGCAAACATGCACCTGTTTGAGCACCCCATATACGCACGGTTTTATCCCATGAGGCTGATGCAATATGTTTACCGTCTGGACTGAATGCTGCTGAAGTAACATCAAGAGTATGACCTTGTAATGTCTGCAGACATGCACCGGTGTCAGTATCCCATATGCGCACGGTTTCATCCCATGAGGCTGATGCAATCTGTTTACTATCCGGACTAAATACTGCTGAACTAACTCTACGAGTATGACCCTGTAATATATGCAGACATACACCGGCATCAACATCCCATATACGCACGGTTGCATCATCTGATGCTGATGCAATCTGTTTGCCATCTGGACTAAATACTGCTGAATTAACCCAACGATCATGACCTTTCAAAACAGTCTGCTGATAACCAAGATAATCAAACAAAGCTTTATTGATCCTACTGCACATAATTGGCAATGATAATTGAGGCGGTAAATGATCAAAGTCAATATCTGTTTTTGCAATCAACTGTTTACAAGCTCTTTGCACTAAGGAAGCGTTCATATGATCAGCTTTTTGATAAAGTGCCAACAGATCTTCGCATACCTGTTCTTTTTGTTCTTCTTTTTTATCTTCATGATCAGAAATGTGTTGCGCCAAATGCTTATGCATTTCATCCGTACTTTCCACATTGAGTAGATAAAGAAACCGTTTTGCTTGAGAATGAGTAAGTCCTTTAAAGATGTGATCTTGCGCAATGCTTTGCACAAGATCAGTGGGTATAGTTTTGTGATCTTTATGACCAAAATCCTTGCACATCTCTCTGAACGTTCCACATTTGTTTAAAACAACAGAGTCAAATGACAATGGTTTATCATCTAATCTAATGGTAATTAACTCTGCAGTTGGATCAGCACATCTCATTCTTTTAGCTTCAGGCTCTTGAACATCCGGCCCATCTGCTGCAAAAGCTGATAATACAAACAAGCTACTCAATACTATTTTTTTCATGGTGATCCTCTTAATTAACTTTTCGAAAAACGTTTATCTTTGAGCAATGCAAATAGTGCATAATGCAAATAGTGCATAGAGCAATGCAAATGGTGCATGTTGATCATAATAGCTATTTTTTTCACTAAATAAACGTTTATCTTTGAGCAATGCACATGTTGCATGTTGAGCATATCTATCAACAATCTTTTGATCATTTTCTGTTGGCTGATAAACTGTTTTTTTCTGCCAAGATATACGTGCTTTATCAAGTAATTGAATAAGCTCATAAGGACATTGCTTTAACCACTTTTTATAATCCCGCCATATGCGCACAGTTTTATCAGATGATGCCGATGCAATCTGTTTACCATCCGGACTAAACACTGCTGAATACACCCAACCGGTATGACCTCTCAAAGTATGCAGACAGTCACCTGTTTGAGCATCCCATATTTGAGCATCCCATATACGCACCGTATAATCCAGTGAGTTTGATACAATCTGTTTACCATCAGGACTAAATGCTGCTGATCTCACCCAACCGGTATGGCCTCGTAACGTATGCAGACATGCACCGGTGTCAGTATCCCATATACGCACGGTTCTATCCCATGATGTTGATGCAATCTGTTTACCATCCGGACTGAATGCTGCTGATTTCACACCACGAGCATGACCTTGTAAAGTATGCAAACAGTCACCTGCTTGTACATTCCATATACGCACTGTATTATCCCATGAGGCTGATGCAATCTTTTTGCCATCAGGACTAAATGCTGCTGAATTCACATAACGAGTATGACCTCGTAATGTATGCAAACAGTCACCTGTTTGTGCATTCCATATACGCACTGTATTATCACCTGATGCTGATGCAATCTGTTTACCATCCGGACTAAACACTACTGAACTAACAGTCCAATCATGACCTTTCAAAACAGTCTGCTGAAAACCACATAAACCAAGCAAAGCTTTATTGATCCTACTGTACATAATTGGCAATGATAATTGAGGCGGTAAATGATCAACCTTAATATCTGTTTTTCTAATCAATTTTTTACAAGCTCTTTGCACTAAGGAAGCGTTCATATGATCAGCTTTTTGATAAAGTGCCAACAGATCTTCGCATACCTGTTCTTTTTGTTCTTCTTTTTTATCTTCATGATCAGAAATGTGTTGCGCCAAATGCTTATGCATTTCATCCGTACTTTCCACATTGAGTAGATAAAGAAACCGTTTTGCTTGAGAATGAGTAAGTCCTTTAAAGATGTGATCTTGCGCAATGCTTTGCACAAGATCAGTGGGTATAGTTTTGTGATCTTTATGACCAAAATCCTTGCACATCTCTCTGAACGTTCCACATTTGTTTAAAACAACAGAGTCAAATGACAATGGTT from the Candidatus Dependentiae bacterium genome contains:
- a CDS encoding WD40 repeat domain-containing protein, producing MRIWNAQTGDCLHTLEGHDVSSAVFSPDGKQILSASDDRTMRIWNAQTGDCLHTLEGHTSDVNSVAFSPDGKQIVSASDDRTVRMWDTDTGACLYTLQGHDEYVSSAVFSPDGKQILSASDDRTMRIWDADTGDCLHTLEGHTSDVRSVTFSPDGKQIVSASYDKTVRWQNYKKWLKQCPYELIQLLDKARISWQEKTAYQPTEDDQKIIDRYAQCATFALLKDKRLFSEKNSSTIQFIIEFIVRDGAS
- a CDS encoding WD40 repeat domain-containing protein; its protein translation is MKKIVLSSLFVLSAFAADGPDVQEPEAKRMRCADPTAELITIRLDDKPLSFDSVVLNKCGTFREMCKDFGHKDHKTIPTDLVQSIAQDHIFKGLTHSQAKRFLYLLNVESTDEMHKHLAQHISDHEDKKEEQKEQVCEDLLALYQKADHMNASLVQRACKQLIAKTDIDFDHLPPQLSLPIMCSRINKALFDYLGYQQTVLKGHDRWVNSAVFSPDGKQIASASDDATVRIWDVDAGVCLHILQGHTRRVSSAVFSPDSKQIASASWDETVRIWDTDTGACLQTLQGHTLDVTSAAFSPDGKHIASASWDKTVRIWGAQTGACLRTLRGHTSFVNSAAFSPDGKKIASASWDKTVRIWDTDTGACLHILQGHDRWVNSAVFSPDGKQIASASDDETVRIWDTDTGACLHILQGHTRRVSSAGFSPDGKQIASASWDKTVRIWNAQTGDCKHILRGYTGWVKSVAFSPDGKQIASASSDKTVRIWRDYKKWLKQCPYELIQLLDKARISWQEKTVYQPIEDDQKILDRYDQHAVCALLKDKPLFSEKK
- the pgsA gene encoding CDP-diacylglycerol--glycerol-3-phosphate 3-phosphatidyltransferase — its product is MQKQLFSTATIFTLIRLITSPLVLPLLLVYFLPYNNLIINSVLAFLFVALSFTDFLDGYFARKYNETSRVGAALDHIADKFLTTSTLIALLTVHKIYFFWVIIFIGRDLFIMGLRLIALEHGFSVPVGYIGKLKTASIMALITWIILNPYQKTTNSTEHIWQQIELILLTISIALTLLSAYGYVRIFIQKFIQQELIEKKH
- the dtd gene encoding D-aminoacyl-tRNA deacylase; protein product: MRAIIQRVKKASVTVNNEAVAGIDKGLLVFIGIAHNDTVADRAYLINKIVKLRIFEDLDGNMNRSITDVEGEILLVSQFTLYGDVKKGNRPSFIQAMKPDEAKNFYQQFVVEFQSEYVKVETGIFQADMDVALINSGPVTILIDSHKSI
- a CDS encoding WD40 repeat domain-containing protein; translation: MKKIVIVSLISLSAFAADGPDVQEPEAKRMRCADPTAELITIRLDDKPLSFDSVVLNKCGTFREMCKDFGHKDHKTIPTDLVQSIAQDHIFKGLTHSQAKRFLYLLNVESTDEMHKHLAQHISDHEDKKEEQKEQVCEDLLALYQKADHMNASLVQRACKKLIRKTDIKVDHLPPQLSLPIMYSRINKALLGLCGFQQTVLKGHDWTVSSVVFSPDGKQIASASGDNTVRIWNAQTGDCLHTLRGHTRYVNSAAFSPDGKKIASASWDNTVRIWNVQAGDCLHTLQGHARGVKSAAFSPDGKQIASTSWDRTVRIWDTDTGACLHTLRGHTGWVRSAAFSPDGKQIVSNSLDYTVRIWDAQIWDAQTGDCLHTLRGHTGWVYSAVFSPDGKQIASASSDKTVRIWRDYKKWLKQCPYELIQLLDKARISWQKKTVYQPTENDQKIVDRYAQHATCALLKDKRLFSEKNSYYDQHAPFALLYALFALCTICIAQR
- a CDS encoding FtsW/RodA/SpoVE family cell cycle protein, with the protein product MLSLKRNFTLHFDWISFCITISLGLIGLFFVMSATYMPEQPYSIFFKKQLLGLLSGLLIYALAVTCDYRTLMRYGYFAYFTVIALLLFTIIKGSIGMGAQRWINLGFVKLQPSELCKLLLPAFISYYFYTHHDKHKTFQDFAPIITMLFITVILVLKQPDLGTAILILLSGIILLLHAGFKKKWMISFLLLALVSAPLSWRMLKPYQKKRVLVFLGEGEAHKERYQIEQSKIAIGSGGLFGKGYRKGTQNIFQFLPESRTDFIFAVIAEEWGFFGAIGMLLLYLVLFLRLLSQTSLIDDANIQLLALGLIIHIILSTYINIFMVLGLLPIVGIPLPLMSYGLSNLWVVLASLGWFSGIMMHRPLR
- a CDS encoding sulfite exporter TauE/SafE family protein, whose product is MLLFVVYAGIIFCASVASVVAGFGFSTISLAILSLYMPFQVALLCVGILHLLVSLYKVIAFKGAFNRISFLFMSGGILFSFIAAHFIGHLPIPMLKKGMGLFLIVYPVFVLYRPQMHLPYNPSIAFLGGSLSGIFAGLIGMGGAIRSFFLSLYNLPKEMFIATGGLIALAVDVTRLSVYLYSFDVNLTQIGQLLIVGLPSLIFGFLIGRQVLLYIPQHYFRLFVSFALALVGVSIWMTH
- a CDS encoding restriction endonuclease, yielding MTHFIKKVSGQKEAFNEQKIIRSLQQIGADDNTIYLVMDKIKQQYPNIKNTQQIFAIALGKLKEIHIGMASRYNLKKALLGLGPAGYSFEQFIGTIFQAQGYKVTTNITAQGFCVTHELDVVASKGENHFMIECKFHNKQRYKSSIKIPLYVKARFEDIKKALDKGFYDDTHTIHKAWVATNTNFSADAISYAQCVGMHLLSWNFPIHKSIKDLIAQYKLYPITTLVNLTNKQKKLFLKHGLVLCRDVEQNKNLLKSLGYSSDEINKLIKEAQQTCTLDAA